The following coding sequences lie in one Melopsittacus undulatus isolate bMelUnd1 chromosome 9, bMelUnd1.mat.Z, whole genome shotgun sequence genomic window:
- the USP19 gene encoding ubiquitin carboxyl-terminal hydrolase 19 isoform X5, producing MSSSTNAPGQRRVSRGLDDAANKKKQKDRANQESKEELLLDWKQNAGEIIVKLNLGSEALKVEDVDADFTDTDCVIKLPDGRQWSCQFFEEIEGSCSKIQCKKGNFLHLVLQKKIPLHTWSSLLKRRKDGSKELAKGATCWENGKEKAGSAELASEEPRAESTELLRSRREASNPKRAPGRSEALGGKSPASPGTQSGPSAKRAVYLKVAPTEEEPNARITGNVEPSKGHSGRAGSCRNGRASQPDAPSALADLAVPLEKAVALAKETVPMEMPPLAATTEVFPHCIATCVEKRVLQPGSPAEALRGRDCTPVLGESSKAVPVATPPLGRGNEKRDWSKDDVALEAAADEPEPFVSLTFVKNDSYEKGNDLVVVHVYVKEIHKETSKVLFREQDFTLVFQTSDTNFLRLHPGCGPHTVFRWQVKLRNLIEPNQCTYNFTVSRIDVCLKKRQSQRWGGLEAPAARGAVGGAKVAMPTGPTPLDKNPPGSNQHPLSSKEEARASDKEKPRVEDGGLDGVAARTAQEHVAVKQEPRIPSPKPTCMVPPMTHSPVSTESVEDDEDEDEKKKVCLPGFTGLVNLGNTCFMNSVIQSLSNTRELRDYFHDRSFESEINYNNPLGTGGRLAIGFAMLLRALWKGTHHAFQPSKLKAIVASKASQFTGYAQHDAQEFMAFLLDGLHEDLNRIQNKPYTETVDSDGRPDQVVAEEAWQRHKMRNDSFIVDLFQGQYKSKLVCPVCSKVSITFDPFLYLPVPLPQKQKVLTVYYFAKEPHKKPIKFLVSISKENSSAMEVLDSVAHSVRVKPENLRLAEVIKNHFHRIFLPSNSLDTVSPTDLLFCFEVLSPELAKERVVELQVQQRPQVPSGPVAKCAACQKKQLSEDEKLKRCTRCYRVGYCNVACQKTHWPDHKALCRPENIGFPFLISVPESRLTYARLAQLLEGYARYSVSVFQPPFQLARMSPEQGLQPLLPDKLEPLPKSSCASATSAPELEDGDRTSSILQEPPLSPAVPELHPEVRDTSTVRSKVLAARSSPLSLDSGFPEHMESQGDSCCEKEPSYERALKPEAAIPGYQHTPDSLSARATQFYINKIDAAANREYKLEDKGDTPLELTDGCSLALVWKNNERLKEFVLVESKELECMEDPGSASEAARAGHFTLEQCLNLFTKPEVLAPEEAWYCPKCKQHREASKQLMLWRLPNVLIIQLKRFSFRSFIWRDKINDMVDFPVRNLDLSKFCIGQKGEQQLPVYDLYAVINHYGGMIGGHYTAYARLPNDKNSQRSDVGWRLFDDSTVTTVDESQVVTRYAYVLFYRRRNSPVERPLPGHPPDHRAERTPSAEAAASQASLIWQELEAEEQDTQLEAPQRSARNPWRPCGQKRSPGTPQHPDEGCVRYFVLATTAAIVALFLNVFYPLIYQTRWR from the exons ATGTCCAGCAGCACCAATGCCCCCGGCCAGAGGAGGGTATCTCGGGGCTTGGATGATGCTGCCaacaagaagaagcagaaggatcGAGCCAACCAGGAGAGCAAGGAAG agctgctgctggactgGAAGCAGAATGCCGGTGAGATCATTGTCAAGCTGAATTTGGGCAGCGAAGCTCTGAAAGTGGAGGATGTGGATGCTGATTTCACTGACACAGACTGTGTGATCAAACTACCAG ATGGGCGCCAGTGGAGCTGTCAGTTCTTTGAGGAGATTGAGGGCTCCTGCAGCAAGATCCAGTGCAAAAAGGGCAACTTTCTACATCTTGTGCTTCAGAAGAAGATCCCACTCCATACCTGGTCTTCGCTTCTG aagagaaggaaagatggATCCAAAGAGCTGGCCAAAGGGGCCACGTGCTGGGAGAAcgggaaggagaaggctggtTCTGCAGAGCTGGCCTCTGAAGAGCCAAGGGCtgaaagcacagagctgctgagaTCCCGGCGGGAAGCCTCCAACCCCAAGCGTGCTCCAGGAAGGAGCGAGGCCCTGGGAGGGAAGAGCCCAGCCAGCCCAGGGACGCAGAGCGGCCCCAGCGCCAAGCGGGCAGTTTACCTCAAAGTGGCTCCCACTGAAGAGGAGCCCAATGCCAGAATCACTGGGAACGTGGAGCCCAGCAAAGGGCACAGCgggagggctgggagctgccGCAACGGCAGAGCCAGCCAGCCTGATGCACCCTCGGCCCTTGCGGACCTTGCCGTGCCACTGGAGAAG GCTGTGGCGCTGGCCAAGGAGACAGTTCCTATGGAGATGCCACCCCTCGCGGCTACCACAGAGGTGTTCCCCCACTGCATTGCCACCTGTGTGGAGAAGAGAGtcctgcagccaggcagccctgctgaggCCCTGCGGGGCCGGGACTGCACACCTGTGCTGGGAGAGAGCTCCAAGGCTGTCCCAGTGGCCACCCCTCCCCTGGGCAGAGGAAATGAGAAGAGGGACTGGTCCAAGGATGATGTGgctctggaagcagcagctgatg AGCCAGAGCCTTTTGTGAGTCTGACCTTTGTCAAGAATGACTCATATGAAAAGGGCAATGACCTGGTGGTGGTGCACGTCTACGTGAAGGAGATCCACAAGGAGACGTCCAAAGTGTTGTTCCGGGAGCAAGACTTCACGCTGGTGTTCCAGACAAG TGACACAAACTTCCTTCGCCTCCATCCTGGCTGTGGGCCCCACACAGTGTTCCGGTGGCAGGTGAAGCTCAG GAACCTTATTGAGCCAAACCAGTGCACATACAACTTCACAGTGTCTCGCATCGATGTCTGCCTGAAGAAACGCCAGAGCCAGCGCTGGGGCGGCCTGGAGGCTCCAGCTGCACGAG GTGCAGTGGGTGGTGCAAAGGTTGCCATGCCTACAGGCCCTACCCCTCTGGACAAGAACCCCCCTGGCAGCAACCAGCACCCCCTATCCAGCAAGGAAGAGGCCCGAGCCAGTGACAAAGAGAAACCACGTGTGGAAGATGGGGGTCTGGATGGTGTGGCAGCACGTACAGCCCAAGAGCATGTGGCAGTGAAGCAAGAGCCACGCATTCCCTCT CCCAAACCCACCTGTATGGTGCCACCAATGACACACAGCCCGGTGAGCACTGAGAGCGTGGAGGACGATGAGGACGAGGATGAGAAGAAGAAGGTTTGTCTGCCTGGCTTCACGGGGCTGGTGAACCTGGGCAACACCTGCTTCATGAACAGTGTCATCCAGTCCCTGTCCAACACACGGGAGCTGCGTGACTACTTCCATG ATCGGTCCTTTGAGTCGGAAATCAACTACAACAACCCGCTGGGGACGGGGGGCCGCCTGGCCATCGGCTTTGCCATGCTGCTGCGGGCACTGTGGAAGGGCACACACCATGCCTTCCAGCCCTCGAAACTGAAG GCAATCGTGGCCAGCAAAGCCAGCCAGTTCACTGGCTATGCCCAGCATGATGCTCAGGAGTTCATGGCCTTCCTGCTCGATGGCCTGCATGAGGACCTCAACCGCATCCAGAACAAGCCCTACACAGAGACTGTTGACTCGGATGGGAGGCCTGATCAG GTTGTAGCTGAGGAGGCCTGGCAGCGGCACAAGATGAGGAACGACTCTTTCATTGTGGACCTCTTCCAGGGCCAGTACAAATCCAAGCTGGTGTGCCCAGTGTGTTCCAAG GTATCCATCACCTTTGACCCATTCCTGTACCTCCCGGTGCCCCTTCCTCAGAAACAGAAGGTGCTGACTGTGTACTACTTTGCAAAGGAGCCGCACAAGAAACCCATCAAG TTCCTTGTGAGTATCAGCAAGGAGAACTCCAGTGCCATGGAGGTGCTTGACTCGGTGGCCCACAGCGTGCGTGTGAAACCAGAGAACCTGCGCCTGGCAGAG GTGATCAAGAATCACTTCCACCGCATATTCCTGCCGTCCAACTCACTCGACACAGTCTCCCCCACGGACCTGCTGTTCTGCTTCGAGGTGCTGTCCCCAGAGCTGGCCAAGGAGCGGGTGGTGGAGCTGCAGGTCCAGCAG CGTCCGCAGGTGCCCAGTGGCCCCGTGGCCAAGTGTGCAGCCTGCCAGAAGAAGCAGCTCTCGGAGGATGAGAAACTCAAGCGCTGCACGAGGTGCTATCGAGTCGGTTACTGCAACGT GGCATGTCAGAAAACACACTGGCCAGACCACAAGGCTTTGTGCCGCCCCGAGAACATCGGTTTCCCCTTCCTCATCAGCGTGCCCGAGTCCCGCCTCACCTACGCCCGCCTGGCCCAGCTGCTGGAGGGCTACGCAAG GTACTCAGTCAGCGTGTTCCAGCCTCCATTCCAGCTGGCACGGATGTCACcggagcaggggctgcagcctTTGCTCCCGGACAAGCTGGAACCCCTGCCCAAGAGCAGTTGTGCATCAGCCACCTCTGCCCCTGAGCTGGAGGACGGGGACAGGACTTCCAGCATCCTTCAGGAGCCCCCCCTGTCACCAGCTGTGCCTGAGCTGCACCCAGAGGTGAGAGATACCAGCACTGTCCGGAGCAAGGTTCTGGCAGCCAGGAGTTCCCCACTGAGCCTGGATTCGGGCTTCCCCGAGCACATGGAGTCGCAGGGCGATAGCTGTTGCGAAAAGGAGCCGTCCTATGAGCGAGCCCTCAAGCCAGAAG CTGCCATCCCTGGGTACCAGCACACTCCAGACTCGCTGAGTGCCCGCGCCACACAGTTCTACATCAACAAGATCGATGCTGCTGCCAACAGAGAGTACAAGCTGGAAGATAAAG GTGACACCCCCCTGGAGCTGACAGATGGCTGCTCCCTTGCCCTGGTGTGGAAGAACAATGAACGCCTCAAGGAATTTGTGTTGGTGGAATCGAAGGAGCTGGAGTGCATGGAGGACCCGGGCTCAGCCAGTGAAGCAGCCCGCGCTGGCCACTTCACCCTGGAGCAGTGCCTCAATCTCTTCACCAAGCCCGAAGTCCTGGCCCCAGAGGAAGCGTG GTACTGCCCCAAGTGCAAGCAGCACCGTGAAGCCTCCAAGCAGCTGATGCTGTGGCGGTTGCCCAATGTCCTCATCATCCAGCTCAAGCGTTTCTCCTTCCGTAGCTTTATTTGGAGGGACAAGATCAATGACATGGTGGACTTCCCTGTCCG GAACCTGGACCTGAGCAAGTTCTGCATTGGCCAGAAGGGCGAGCAGCAGCTGCCCGTGTACGACCTGTATGCTGTGATCAACCACTACGGAGGCATGATCGGGGGGCACTACACAGCATACGCCCGCCTGCCCAATGACAAGAACAGCCAGCGCAGTGACGTGG GCTGGCGGCTCTTTGATGACAGCACAGTCACCACCGTGGACGAGAGCCAAGTGGTAACCAGATACGCCTATGTCCTGTTCTACCGCCGGAGGAACTCTCCTGTGGAGAGACCCCTGCCAGGGCACCCCCCGGACCACCGAGCCGAGCGCACCCCctctgctgaagctgctgccaGCCAG GCTTCTCTGATCTGGCAGGAACTGGAGGCTGAAGAACAAGACACGCAGCTCGAGGCACCCCAAAGGTCTGCAAGAAATCCCTGGAGGCCTTGTGGCCAGAAGCGGAGTCCGGgcaccccccagcacccagatGAAGGCTGCGTCAGATACTTTGTCCTGGCCACCACGGCCGCAATTGTGGCTCTCTTCCTGAACGTCTTCTACCCGCTCATTTACCAGACCCGCTGGAGATAG